In Cyanobacteria bacterium GSL.Bin1, the following are encoded in one genomic region:
- a CDS encoding transposase, with amino-acid sequence MLALTRFEEDLLDLVSPQTLLRLDRGFYHFQFWQKLIAQGIDFITRVKTNAAIEVQITVTDGYG; translated from the coding sequence GTGCTTGCATTAACTCGTTTTGAAGAAGATTTACTAGATTTAGTTTCCCCTCAAACTCTGCTCCGGCTCGACCGAGGTTTTTATCATTTTCAGTTTTGGCAGAAGTTAATTGCTCAAGGCATTGATTTCATCACTCGTGTTAAAACTAATGCAGCGATTGAGGTGCAAATCACTGTGACCGATGGCTATGGGTGA
- a CDS encoding acyl-CoA desaturase, with the protein MTVATEKKLPFDWVTFAYITSIHLVALLAFLPNFFSWSAVGVALLMHWVTGGLGVTLGFHRLLSHRSLEVPKWLEYFLVFCGALSAQGSVIDWVGLHRMHHKYSDHQADPHDSNQGFWWSHMGWMLHEIPLKKDIPKYTQDINSDPFYQFLSKYFILIQVAFGLFLYALGGWPFVIWGVFVRLAVVFHCTWFVNSATHKFGYQTHESKDQSRNCWWVALLTYGEGWHNNHHAYQYSARHGLQWWEFDMTWMMIRFLELIGLAKNVKLVKH; encoded by the coding sequence ATGACTGTTGCAACCGAGAAAAAACTACCTTTCGATTGGGTAACTTTTGCCTACATTACATCGATTCATTTAGTGGCACTTCTTGCTTTTTTGCCCAACTTTTTTAGTTGGTCAGCGGTGGGAGTTGCCTTGCTTATGCATTGGGTTACAGGTGGATTAGGTGTTACTTTAGGGTTTCACCGCCTTTTGAGTCACCGCAGCTTAGAAGTACCCAAGTGGCTAGAGTATTTCTTAGTTTTTTGCGGCGCTTTATCTGCCCAGGGCAGTGTGATTGACTGGGTTGGTTTGCATCGCATGCATCATAAATATTCTGATCATCAGGCTGATCCCCATGATTCTAATCAAGGATTTTGGTGGAGTCATATGGGCTGGATGCTTCATGAAATTCCCTTAAAAAAAGATATTCCTAAATACACACAAGATATTAATTCCGACCCGTTCTATCAATTTTTATCAAAATATTTTATTCTCATTCAAGTTGCCTTTGGACTTTTCCTCTATGCACTCGGTGGATGGCCATTTGTGATTTGGGGAGTCTTTGTCCGTTTAGCAGTGGTCTTTCACTGTACTTGGTTTGTTAATAGCGCCACCCATAAATTTGGTTATCAAACTCATGAATCGAAAGACCAATCCCGTAATTGCTGGTGGGTTGCATTATTAACCTATGGTGAAGGTTGGCATAATAATCATCATGCTTACCAATATTCAGCACGGCATGGTTTGCAATGGTGGGAATTTGATATGACTTGGATGATGATCCGCTTTTTAGAGCTTATTGGTTTAGCCAAAAATGTCAAGCTCGTTAAACACTAG
- a CDS encoding aminotransferase class I/II-fold pyridoxal phosphate-dependent enzyme, with the protein MNSQLLLEKAQTALFPIFSRIDTKVKHNAKKVLEAFRQERVGVHHFASVSGYGHDDLGRDTLDRAFARVMGAQAAAVRVQLVSGTHAIACGLFGVLRPGDEMLAVAGKPYDTLEEVIGLRESAPGSLKDFGISYRELALTSQGSLDWDALATAIRPKTRLVFIQRSCGYTWRESLSIAEIQKIVEVVKGQNPNTICFVDNCYGEFVDTIEPPVVGADLIAGSLIKNPGGTIVTAGGYIAGRKDLVEAACCRLTAPGIGSEGGATFDQNRLLFQGLFLAPQMVGEAIKGTHLVAHVFQQLGYPVNPLPETPRRDVIQAIKLGSKEKLLTFCRALQQQSPVGSYLDPVPAQMPGYESQLVMAGGTFIDGSTSELSADGPLREPYLVFVQGGTHWTHCAIALEAIIDAFTQQEKAEES; encoded by the coding sequence ATGAACAGCCAACTCTTGTTAGAAAAAGCGCAAACAGCACTCTTTCCAATTTTTTCGAGAATTGACACCAAGGTCAAGCATAACGCAAAAAAAGTTCTGGAAGCATTTCGACAAGAACGGGTAGGCGTACATCATTTTGCTAGCGTTAGCGGTTATGGACATGATGATTTAGGGCGGGATACCCTTGATCGGGCTTTTGCTAGGGTGATGGGGGCTCAAGCAGCAGCAGTACGGGTACAGTTGGTTTCGGGAACTCACGCGATCGCGTGTGGTTTATTTGGCGTCCTGCGTCCCGGAGATGAAATGCTGGCAGTAGCGGGAAAACCTTATGATACTCTTGAGGAAGTCATTGGTTTACGGGAATCCGCACCCGGATCGCTGAAAGATTTCGGAATTTCTTATCGAGAACTGGCTCTTACCTCTCAAGGCAGTCTTGATTGGGACGCCTTAGCAACAGCCATCAGACCGAAGACTCGTTTAGTGTTTATTCAACGCTCTTGTGGCTATACCTGGCGCGAGAGTTTATCCATTGCTGAAATTCAAAAAATTGTGGAAGTGGTCAAGGGGCAAAACCCCAATACCATCTGCTTTGTCGATAACTGTTACGGGGAGTTTGTGGATACCATCGAACCGCCAGTGGTTGGGGCAGATTTAATTGCCGGTTCTTTAATCAAAAATCCGGGTGGCACGATTGTTACGGCAGGCGGATATATCGCGGGACGAAAAGACTTAGTAGAAGCCGCTTGTTGCCGTCTCACTGCACCGGGAATTGGTAGTGAGGGGGGAGCGACGTTTGACCAGAATCGGCTCTTATTTCAAGGACTTTTCTTGGCGCCGCAAATGGTAGGAGAAGCGATTAAAGGGACTCATTTGGTTGCTCATGTCTTCCAACAACTGGGTTATCCGGTGAACCCACTTCCTGAAACCCCTCGTCGCGATGTGATTCAAGCCATTAAATTAGGTAGTAAAGAAAAATTGCTGACCTTTTGTCGCGCGCTGCAGCAACAATCGCCAGTGGGGTCATATCTTGATCCTGTTCCCGCCCAAATGCCCGGTTATGAAAGTCAGTTGGTGATGGCGGGGGGAACCTTTATTGATGGCAGCACTTCCGAGTTATCTGCCGATGGACCCCTAAGAGAACCGTATTTGGTTTTTGTGCAGGGGGGAACCCATTGGACTCATTGCGCGATCGCGCTAGAAGCAATTATTGATGCCTTTACTCAGCAAGAGAAAGCAGAAGAATCATAA
- the dcm gene encoding DNA (cytosine-5-)-methyltransferase yields MGNKFQAKRPIAVDLFAGVGGMTLGFEQAGFDVLASVEIDPIHAAAHEFNFPFWSVLCKDAAQLTGNEIRQSSAIQTQEIDVVFGGPPCQGFSLIGKRVLTDDRNALVFHFLRLVLELQPRYFVMENVAGMAIGKSQQLLEELIGAFQENHYHVQHPYQVLNAANFGVPQNRKRLFLLGCRHDQVLPEYPLDLTRPAKSKVTLLKHDLLESPTVGDAITDLPTIENYPELLTQDTVKAEFGTPSYYSHQLRKTGEVKDDYSYYRYYDSSLLTASLRTKHTEKSMARFAATPPGKTEPISRFYKLDSEGICNTLRAGTPSNRGAFTSPRPIHPYLPRCITVREAARLHSYPDWFRFHVTKWHGFRQIGNSVPPLLAKAVAEQVRQALNVEPLRLEQTFHLGNTELLNLEMSKAAQFYGVNSHTIAPRMRRKKL; encoded by the coding sequence ATGGGCAACAAGTTTCAAGCTAAACGTCCCATTGCGGTTGATCTATTCGCTGGTGTAGGAGGTATGACCTTAGGGTTTGAACAAGCAGGGTTTGATGTTTTAGCTTCTGTAGAAATTGACCCCATCCATGCAGCAGCTCATGAATTTAATTTTCCGTTTTGGTCAGTGCTTTGTAAAGATGCGGCGCAATTAACAGGAAATGAAATTCGACAATCTTCTGCGATTCAAACTCAAGAGATTGATGTCGTTTTTGGTGGACCGCCTTGTCAGGGGTTTTCTTTAATTGGCAAACGCGTTTTAACCGATGATCGCAATGCCTTAGTCTTTCACTTTTTACGGTTAGTCCTCGAACTCCAACCCCGATATTTTGTCATGGAAAATGTTGCTGGCATGGCAATCGGAAAGTCACAGCAATTACTAGAAGAATTAATCGGTGCGTTTCAGGAGAATCACTATCATGTCCAACACCCGTATCAAGTTTTAAATGCTGCTAATTTTGGCGTTCCTCAAAATCGCAAACGTCTTTTTTTACTGGGATGTCGTCATGATCAAGTTCTACCTGAGTATCCTTTAGACTTGACGAGACCAGCAAAAAGCAAAGTGACATTATTAAAACATGATTTACTGGAAAGTCCGACTGTTGGGGATGCAATTACCGATTTACCGACTATTGAAAACTATCCAGAACTTTTGACACAAGATACGGTAAAAGCGGAATTTGGAACTCCCAGTTACTATAGTCATCAATTACGAAAAACTGGAGAGGTTAAAGATGATTATAGTTATTACCGTTACTATGATTCGAGTCTCTTAACTGCTAGCTTGAGAACAAAACATACAGAAAAATCAATGGCGAGATTCGCTGCAACTCCACCTGGAAAAACTGAACCGATTAGCCGTTTTTATAAACTTGATTCTGAGGGAATTTGTAATACGTTAAGGGCGGGAACGCCCAGTAATCGAGGTGCTTTTACTTCGCCCCGCCCCATTCATCCTTATCTTCCAAGATGTATTACAGTCCGAGAAGCGGCTCGACTTCATTCTTATCCCGATTGGTTTCGATTTCATGTCACAAAATGGCATGGGTTTCGACAAATTGGAAATTCGGTTCCGCCCTTACTGGCTAAAGCAGTGGCAGAACAAGTTAGACAAGCTTTAAATGTTGAACCATTACGATTAGAGCAAACGTTTCATTTAGGAAATACTGAATTATTGAACTTAGAAATGTCAAAAGCTGCTCAATTTTATGGGGTTAATTCTCATACCATTGCCCCAAGGATGAGACGTAAAAAATTATGA
- a CDS encoding UDP-N-acetylglucosamine 2-epimerase (non-hydrolyzing), translating to MNVDSCTVCITLGTRPEAIKLAPVIQQCQRSSQLKTSVILTGQHREMVAQVMHLFHLEADQDLQIMQAEQTLSDITCRSLKGLENLFTEIQPNLVIVQGDTTTAFAATLAAFYQQIPTAHVEAGLRSHNLYNPYPEEANRRLIGQLAQLNFAPTEAAVKNLENSGVIGEIHLTGNTVIDALLTMARRHPPCNIPSLNWNQYRVLLTTVHRRENWGQPLTQILEGLHLILEKFPDTALLLPLHRNPTVRQPIQAALGNHPRVFLTEPLDYSQLVGAMQRCYLLLTDSGGLQEEAPSLGKPVLVLRDNTERTEAVTAGTARLVGTKPHQILQAASELLSNPDMYQRMAMAINPFGDGQASQRIVNIIERYLLGKT from the coding sequence ATGAACGTTGACTCCTGTACGGTCTGCATCACCCTAGGAACGCGTCCGGAAGCCATTAAACTGGCTCCGGTCATTCAGCAATGTCAACGTTCCTCCCAACTGAAAACCTCTGTTATTCTGACGGGACAACATCGAGAAATGGTTGCTCAGGTGATGCACCTCTTTCATCTCGAAGCGGATCAAGACTTGCAGATCATGCAAGCGGAACAAACCCTCAGTGACATTACCTGTCGCAGCTTAAAAGGGCTGGAAAACCTTTTTACTGAAATTCAGCCCAATTTGGTCATTGTGCAAGGAGATACCACCACTGCTTTTGCGGCAACACTGGCAGCATTTTATCAGCAAATTCCCACGGCTCACGTTGAAGCCGGACTCCGCTCTCACAATTTGTATAACCCTTATCCGGAAGAAGCCAATCGTCGCCTCATTGGTCAACTGGCTCAACTTAATTTTGCCCCAACAGAAGCAGCAGTTAAAAATCTAGAAAATTCAGGGGTGATCGGAGAAATTCATCTCACTGGGAATACGGTGATTGATGCCTTGCTCACCATGGCACGTCGCCACCCGCCTTGCAATATCCCCAGTTTAAATTGGAATCAATACCGCGTTTTACTCACAACCGTTCATCGCCGGGAAAATTGGGGTCAACCACTCACTCAAATCCTTGAGGGCTTGCACCTGATTTTAGAAAAATTTCCGGATACAGCGCTCTTACTGCCCCTCCATCGCAACCCAACCGTTCGTCAGCCGATTCAAGCAGCATTAGGCAATCATCCTCGTGTCTTTTTAACCGAACCCTTAGACTATTCCCAACTGGTGGGGGCAATGCAACGTTGTTATTTATTATTAACTGATTCGGGCGGCTTACAAGAGGAAGCCCCTAGTTTAGGTAAGCCTGTTTTAGTGTTGCGAGACAATACAGAACGCACTGAAGCGGTAACTGCTGGCACTGCTCGCTTAGTAGGAACAAAGCCGCACCAAATTTTGCAAGCAGCCAGTGAGTTACTCAGCAATCCTGATATGTATCAACGCATGGCAATGGCAATTAATCCGTTTGGGGATGGTCAAGCGTCTCAGCGAATTGTCAACATTATTGAGCGTTATCTTCTAGGAAAAACCTAA
- a CDS encoding isoprenyl transferase yields MTTKPTLLEQLPPDLDANRLPRQVAVIMDGNGRWAGKRGFPRVMGHRKGVDALKDLLRCCQDWGIPGLMAYAFSTENWGRPSEEVDFLMTLFERVLQRELAEMMKKQVRIRFVGNLTVLPESLQTVIAQAMEQTAKNTGIEFTVATNYGGRQEIIAACRAIAQQVQQGKITVEQLDEELFAQHLYTANLPDPDLLIRTSGEMRLSNFLLWQLAYAEIYVTDTLWPDFDRSAFHQALLAYQQRDRRFGKIHK; encoded by the coding sequence ATGACTACTAAGCCCACTCTATTAGAACAGCTTCCCCCAGATTTAGATGCGAATCGTCTTCCTCGACAAGTGGCGGTGATCATGGATGGTAATGGTCGTTGGGCAGGAAAACGAGGATTTCCGCGAGTGATGGGACATCGGAAAGGCGTTGATGCGCTCAAAGATTTGCTGCGTTGTTGTCAAGATTGGGGAATTCCTGGCTTAATGGCTTATGCCTTTTCCACGGAAAATTGGGGGCGCCCCTCAGAAGAAGTGGATTTCTTGATGACCTTGTTTGAGCGTGTCTTACAGCGAGAACTCGCCGAAATGATGAAAAAACAGGTGCGGATTCGATTTGTGGGGAATTTAACCGTGCTTCCAGAGTCGTTGCAAACGGTGATCGCGCAAGCAATGGAACAAACCGCGAAGAATACAGGGATTGAATTTACGGTGGCGACCAATTATGGGGGAAGACAAGAAATTATTGCTGCTTGTCGCGCGATCGCGCAGCAAGTGCAACAAGGAAAAATCACTGTAGAACAGCTCGATGAGGAGCTATTTGCCCAACATCTCTATACTGCCAATTTGCCCGATCCCGATTTATTGATTCGCACCAGTGGTGAAATGCGGTTGAGTAATTTCTTGCTGTGGCAACTGGCTTATGCCGAAATTTATGTTACCGATACGCTCTGGCCTGATTTTGACCGCAGTGCCTTTCATCAAGCGCTCCTGGCTTATCAACAGCGCGATCGACGATTCGGTAAAATCCACAAGTAA
- a CDS encoding TIGR00159 family protein yields MPSPGLSDFLSSLPSWLISAFDVVFVVILVYVVIRLLGEPQSRTRWIIQGFIILVVVLLVAIYLSQLFQLRLLQFVLEKMLIGSAVGIVVILQSEFRRFLEQLGRGQLRQLFPSSTNDKLQPDNVLDQILDAVRELSQKRIGALLLLETNDPIDPSQFRSPGVTLNAEISSELIQTLFQTTTALHDGAVLLRGSRIAAAAVILPLTEKSLSRQLGTRHRAAIGITERISDCLCIVVSEETGSISLAEQGTLQRPLTRSRLRELLELRFSPTVERETVAPDLGRLTREIGSQGKVLLKRSFRLLSSKSHRKK; encoded by the coding sequence ATGCCCTCCCCAGGCTTATCCGATTTTCTTTCTTCGCTTCCCAGTTGGTTAATTTCTGCTTTTGATGTTGTTTTCGTTGTTATCTTAGTTTATGTGGTCATCCGTTTACTTGGAGAACCACAGAGCCGAACCCGTTGGATCATTCAGGGATTTATCATTTTGGTTGTGGTGTTGCTAGTCGCCATTTATCTCAGCCAATTGTTTCAATTGCGGTTGTTGCAATTTGTGTTAGAAAAAATGTTGATTGGCTCGGCGGTTGGGATTGTTGTGATTTTGCAATCTGAGTTTCGTCGCTTTCTCGAACAACTCGGGCGCGGTCAATTACGGCAGTTGTTTCCGTCGTCAACTAATGATAAGCTCCAACCTGATAATGTCTTGGATCAGATTTTAGATGCGGTACGAGAATTATCGCAAAAACGGATTGGAGCGTTGTTATTGTTAGAAACGAACGATCCGATTGATCCGAGTCAGTTTAGAAGCCCAGGGGTAACCTTAAATGCAGAAATTTCCAGTGAGTTGATTCAAACCTTGTTTCAAACAACAACCGCTTTACATGATGGGGCGGTGCTCTTACGAGGATCGCGCATTGCTGCAGCAGCGGTTATTTTACCGTTGACCGAAAAAAGTTTATCTCGACAGTTGGGAACCCGCCATCGGGCAGCGATCGGGATTACCGAACGAATCTCAGATTGCTTGTGTATTGTGGTTTCAGAAGAAACCGGTTCAATTTCCCTTGCCGAACAAGGAACCTTGCAACGACCTCTGACGCGAAGCCGACTTCGAGAGTTGTTAGAATTAAGGTTTTCGCCGACTGTAGAACGGGAAACTGTGGCTCCCGATTTGGGTCGCCTCACCCGTGAAATTGGCTCACAGGGAAAAGTGCTTTTAAAGCGAAGTTTTCGTCTTTTGTCATCAAAGTCTCATCGTAAAAAATGA
- the lysA gene encoding diaminopimelate decarboxylase encodes MVLTETTQQPTGSHFLQEIADSPNQSLLPLTAKINAQDHLEIGGCDVIELVKQFGSPLYIMDEYSLRTACRQYRDGFSNNYSGESLVIYASKALNCLAICTLVASEGLGIDVASGGELYTALQAGVDPQNIYFHGNNKSRAELEEAIASNCTIVADNWLELKTLAQLATETSPRVMLRITPGIECHTHEYIRTGHLDSKFGFDPNQVTEVFDFLVKTSALDFVGVHAHIGSQIFERQPHQDLAGVLVKWLKMAQALGLPARELNVGGGLGIRYTEADDPPSIGEWTATVAKAVEAACHEAEVPLPKLICEPGRSLVGTTGITAYTVGSRKQVPEIRTYIAVDGGMSDNARPITYKSVYRSLLANKMSQPTTETVTVAGKHCESGDVVIKEAKLPETTAGDTLVVMSTGAYGYSMASNYNRLLRPAMVLVHEGQADIIINRETYQDLISQDNLPPRLNTIDH; translated from the coding sequence ATGGTTTTAACAGAAACGACGCAACAACCGACAGGAAGCCATTTTCTGCAAGAAATTGCTGATTCTCCCAATCAATCCCTCCTCCCCCTGACAGCAAAAATTAACGCTCAAGATCATTTAGAAATTGGCGGTTGTGATGTTATTGAATTGGTTAAGCAATTTGGTTCTCCCCTCTACATCATGGATGAATATAGTCTTCGCACGGCTTGTCGCCAATATCGAGATGGCTTCAGCAATAACTATTCTGGAGAGTCATTAGTAATTTATGCATCGAAAGCCCTCAACTGTCTCGCCATTTGTACCTTAGTGGCAAGTGAAGGCTTAGGCATCGATGTTGCTTCTGGTGGAGAACTTTATACCGCACTGCAAGCCGGGGTCGATCCGCAAAACATTTATTTTCATGGCAATAACAAATCTCGCGCTGAATTAGAAGAAGCCATTGCTTCTAATTGCACGATTGTTGCGGATAACTGGTTAGAATTAAAAACTTTAGCCCAACTGGCAACAGAAACTTCCCCCCGAGTCATGTTGCGGATTACACCAGGCATTGAATGTCATACACATGAGTATATTCGGACCGGACATCTTGATAGTAAATTTGGCTTTGATCCCAATCAGGTCACAGAAGTTTTTGATTTCTTAGTGAAAACATCAGCGTTAGATTTCGTTGGTGTTCATGCCCACATTGGGTCGCAAATTTTTGAACGTCAACCCCATCAGGATTTAGCCGGGGTGTTGGTGAAGTGGCTGAAAATGGCACAAGCGTTAGGCTTACCGGCGCGAGAATTAAATGTTGGCGGTGGCTTAGGAATTCGCTACACTGAAGCGGATGATCCTCCGAGTATTGGCGAATGGACAGCAACCGTGGCCAAAGCGGTTGAAGCTGCTTGTCATGAAGCAGAAGTCCCGCTACCGAAATTAATTTGTGAACCCGGTCGCTCATTAGTGGGCACAACTGGCATCACTGCCTATACCGTGGGTTCTCGCAAGCAAGTTCCTGAAATCAGAACTTATATTGCTGTCGATGGGGGAATGTCCGATAATGCACGTCCGATCACTTATAAATCTGTTTATCGATCACTGTTGGCGAATAAAATGTCCCAACCGACAACGGAAACCGTCACTGTTGCGGGAAAACATTGTGAATCGGGAGATGTGGTCATTAAAGAAGCAAAACTGCCAGAAACAACCGCAGGGGATACGCTGGTCGTGATGAGCACAGGGGCTTATGGCTATAGCATGGCATCCAACTATAATCGCTTACTGCGTCCGGCGATGGTTTTAGTGCATGAAGGACAAGCCGATATTATTATTAATCGTGAAACCTATCAAGATTTAATTAGTCAAGATAATTTACCGCCAAGACTCAATACAATTGATCATTGA
- a CDS encoding phycobilisome rod-core linker polypeptide CpcG, whose amino-acid sequence MSLPLLNYVPSSQNQRVEGYEVPGEEQIKPTPGMMNSEEDAEAIIWAAYRQIFSEHQMIASNRQRFLESQLRYGQISVKDFIFGLLTSDSFRRLNYEPNSNYRFVELCVQRALGRDVYNEQEKIAWSIVVATKGINGFVEDLLNSEEYLNNFGEDTVPYQRRRVLPQKDEGETPFNLKTPRYGPYHRQQLGFPQIVWQNQVRRFIPQEKQPKAGDPSAYLNIARNLNSAKGNPLPKVSAMNIDYDRKVPYRKVS is encoded by the coding sequence GTGTCCTTACCTTTGTTGAACTATGTCCCTTCTAGCCAAAATCAGCGCGTAGAAGGATATGAAGTCCCTGGTGAAGAACAAATTAAACCCACTCCCGGAATGATGAATTCTGAGGAAGATGCGGAAGCGATTATTTGGGCGGCTTACCGCCAAATTTTTAGCGAACACCAAATGATTGCCAGTAACCGTCAACGTTTCCTGGAATCCCAACTCCGTTACGGTCAAATTAGTGTCAAAGACTTTATCTTTGGCTTACTCACCTCTGATTCCTTCCGTCGTCTGAACTACGAACCCAATAGCAACTATCGCTTTGTAGAACTCTGTGTTCAGCGGGCTCTCGGACGGGATGTCTACAATGAACAAGAAAAAATTGCGTGGTCAATTGTGGTCGCAACGAAAGGGATCAACGGTTTCGTTGAAGACTTACTGAATAGTGAAGAGTATCTTAACAACTTTGGCGAAGATACGGTTCCTTATCAACGGCGTCGGGTGCTTCCTCAAAAAGATGAAGGGGAAACGCCCTTCAATCTCAAAACCCCTCGCTATGGTCCTTACCACCGTCAACAATTGGGCTTCCCCCAAATTGTTTGGCAAAATCAGGTTCGTCGCTTTATTCCCCAAGAAAAGCAACCCAAAGCAGGGGATCCCAGCGCCTACTTGAATATTGCGCGTAACCTTAACAGCGCGAAAGGGAATCCTTTACCCAAAGTCTCTGCCATGAATATTGACTACGACAGGAAAGTTCCTTATCGTAAGGTTAGCTAA